A genomic segment from Bacteroidia bacterium encodes:
- a CDS encoding 6-carboxytetrahydropterin synthase, whose amino-acid sequence MGKIRIRKLYKFEAAHCLHGHDGPCKNIHGHSYRLKVVLGGEPRTEPGHPKDGMLIDFSELDRLIEGSVLALFDHALILNQSDPLALGNMVRSVEKVIVFPFQPTCENLVCEIARKLQPLLPSHVKLERLVLYETANASAEWIP is encoded by the coding sequence ATGGGCAAAATCAGGATCCGGAAGCTCTATAAGTTTGAGGCAGCGCATTGTTTACACGGGCATGATGGTCCGTGCAAGAATATTCATGGTCATTCTTACCGGCTGAAGGTGGTGTTAGGTGGCGAACCCAGAACGGAGCCCGGGCATCCGAAGGATGGAATGCTGATTGATTTTTCTGAACTTGACCGGCTGATAGAAGGGTCGGTGCTTGCGCTGTTCGATCACGCCTTGATCCTGAATCAGTCGGATCCACTTGCATTGGGCAACATGGTTCGTTCCGTTGAAAAGGTTATTGTATTTCCCTTCCAGCCCACCTGCGAAAACCTGGTGTGTGAAATAGCCCGGAAACTTCAGCCGCTTTTACCTTCCCATGTAAAGCTGGAGCGGCTTGTGCTTTATGAAACTGCTAACGCTTCGGCTGAATGGATCCCCTGA
- a CDS encoding tryptophanase, with product MEYKTIIEPFRIKMVEPIRISNRSEREGYLAKAHYNPFLLQSEQVMIDFLTDSGTSAMSSGQWAGIMNGDESYAGARSWQKMEKAIKELTGMPYIFPTHQGRAGERILYGVLGGKGKCFLSNTHFDTTRANIEFTGAEALDIAVPESSRPQEIHPFKGNMDSTKLESEIRARGAENIGGVILTVTNNSGGGQPVSMENAKQVAAICKKFGVLFILDCCRVAENAYFIKEREKAYANSSYEAIAQEMFSLADAAVMSLKKDALVNMGGFLTLRSETLAEKCKNLLIITEGFTTYGGLSGRDMEAIAIGLKEVFDPHYLQYRIVSTAYLGEKLHQMGVPVMRPSGGHAVYVDARAFYSHIPVHEYPGQSLVCELYLEGGIRSVEIGSVMFGKYDPKGQLIPAPMDLVRLAIPRRVYTQSHIEYVIEVFGNLLRSKGKTAGYKIIREPKFLRHFTSEFAPLNPG from the coding sequence ATGGAATATAAAACGATTATTGAGCCGTTCAGGATCAAAATGGTGGAACCGATCCGCATTTCTAACCGTTCGGAGCGTGAAGGGTATCTCGCGAAGGCCCACTATAACCCCTTTCTTCTTCAGTCGGAGCAGGTGATGATAGATTTTCTTACAGACAGCGGAACTTCCGCCATGAGTTCCGGGCAATGGGCGGGTATTATGAACGGTGATGAATCCTATGCCGGCGCCCGCAGCTGGCAAAAGATGGAAAAAGCAATTAAGGAGCTTACCGGGATGCCGTATATTTTTCCTACGCATCAGGGCAGGGCAGGGGAACGGATTCTGTACGGGGTACTGGGTGGGAAAGGAAAATGCTTTTTAAGCAACACGCATTTTGATACTACACGTGCAAATATTGAATTTACCGGCGCGGAGGCACTGGATATTGCAGTGCCGGAATCATCTCGCCCCCAGGAGATCCATCCTTTCAAAGGGAATATGGATAGTACGAAGCTGGAGTCAGAGATTCGTGCGCGGGGTGCGGAAAATATCGGCGGAGTTATACTTACCGTCACAAACAACAGTGGCGGTGGGCAGCCCGTGAGCATGGAAAATGCCAAGCAAGTAGCAGCGATTTGTAAAAAGTTTGGCGTGCTTTTTATTTTGGATTGTTGCCGCGTAGCGGAAAATGCCTACTTCATAAAGGAGAGAGAAAAGGCATACGCTAATTCATCCTATGAAGCCATTGCGCAGGAAATGTTCTCTCTGGCCGATGCTGCCGTGATGAGTCTGAAGAAGGATGCGTTGGTGAACATGGGCGGATTTCTCACCCTGCGAAGCGAAACCCTGGCAGAAAAATGTAAAAACCTGCTGATCATAACCGAGGGATTTACCACCTATGGTGGTTTGTCCGGCAGAGATATGGAAGCCATCGCGATCGGTCTGAAAGAAGTGTTCGATCCGCATTACCTTCAATACCGGATCGTGAGCACAGCTTACCTCGGTGAGAAACTGCATCAGATGGGCGTTCCTGTAATGAGGCCGTCCGGGGGCCATGCCGTTTACGTGGATGCCAGGGCTTTTTACTCCCACATTCCTGTGCATGAGTACCCGGGACAATCACTCGTATGCGAACTCTATCTGGAAGGCGGTATACGATCGGTAGAAATTGGTTCAGTGATGTTTGGGAAGTATGATCCGAAGGGTCAGCTCATCCCTGCGCCGATGGACCTGGTCCGGCTGGCCATACCCCGCCGGGTTTATACTCAAAGCCATATCGAATACGTTATCGAGGTTTTCGGAAATCTGCTCAGAAGTAAGGGAAAAACAGCAGGTTACAAGATAATCCGCGAGCCGAAGTTTCTGAGGCATTTCACCTCAGAGTTCGCCCCCCTGAATCCGGGCTAG
- the hemN gene encoding oxygen-independent coproporphyrinogen III oxidase: protein MDPLIKKYNVAAPRYTSYPTVPYWDKQAPPVAEWILRLRNSFEISNEKDGISVYIHLPFCETLCTYCACNTRITVNHAVEVPYIETLLREWELYLEALPGKPVIREIHLGGGTPTFFRPAHLRMLIEGIMLGAKHHPEAEFSFEAHPGNTTREHLETLYQLGFRRVSYGIQDFDIKVQDAIHRMQSMEQVRQSVEMARQCGYTSVNFDLIYGLPFQTRESIRTTANHVLNLGPDRIAFYSYAHVPWVKPGQRKFTEKDLPADEVKRELYEIGRELFQKNGYYDIGMDHFSLEQDSLFRASCTGKLHRNFMGYTHNYTRVMIGLGVSSISDCWDAYVQNLKTVEEYEQTVLAGKFPVLRGHLLDGEDLVLRKHILNIMCRFRTSWDQSRDQCEVLPLCIERLVPLERDGLVRLGPNSMEVTLRGRTFLRNICMAFDAKLWRALPTTQIFSSAV from the coding sequence ATGGATCCCCTGATCAAAAAATACAACGTTGCGGCTCCCAGGTACACGAGCTATCCGACCGTGCCCTACTGGGACAAGCAGGCTCCCCCGGTTGCAGAGTGGATCTTGCGTTTACGAAACTCGTTTGAGATCAGCAACGAAAAGGATGGCATCAGTGTATACATTCATCTTCCGTTTTGTGAAACACTTTGCACGTATTGTGCCTGCAACACACGAATAACGGTGAATCATGCCGTTGAGGTACCGTACATCGAAACGCTGTTGCGGGAATGGGAATTGTATCTTGAGGCATTGCCCGGAAAACCGGTTATCCGCGAGATCCATCTTGGAGGAGGCACCCCTACTTTTTTTCGCCCCGCGCATCTGCGCATGCTGATAGAAGGAATTATGCTGGGAGCGAAACATCATCCCGAGGCGGAATTCAGTTTTGAAGCGCATCCCGGCAATACAACCAGAGAGCACCTGGAAACGCTTTATCAGCTTGGTTTCCGGCGGGTGAGTTACGGCATTCAGGATTTTGACATCAAGGTGCAGGATGCGATTCACCGCATGCAGTCTATGGAGCAGGTACGGCAATCGGTAGAAATGGCCCGCCAATGCGGATATACATCTGTAAATTTTGATCTGATTTACGGGCTCCCGTTTCAAACAAGAGAGAGCATACGCACAACGGCGAACCATGTGCTGAACTTAGGACCCGACCGGATTGCTTTTTATTCTTACGCACACGTTCCATGGGTAAAACCCGGTCAAAGAAAGTTCACAGAAAAGGATCTTCCTGCAGACGAGGTAAAGCGTGAGCTTTATGAGATAGGACGGGAATTGTTTCAGAAGAACGGGTATTACGATATCGGGATGGATCACTTTTCTCTGGAACAGGACAGTCTCTTCCGGGCATCCTGCACAGGAAAGCTGCACCGTAATTTTATGGGATATACCCACAATTACACAAGGGTAATGATCGGGCTTGGTGTTTCCTCCATTTCCGACTGTTGGGATGCGTACGTTCAGAATTTAAAAACGGTGGAGGAATATGAGCAAACAGTACTGGCCGGAAAATTTCCTGTTCTCAGAGGACATCTCTTAGACGGGGAGGATCTTGTACTTCGCAAACATATTTTGAATATCATGTGCAGGTTCCGGACCTCCTGGGATCAGTCCAGAGACCAGTGTGAAGTTCTGCCGCTATGTATTGAACGGCTGGTACCACTTGAACGTGACGGACTGGTGCGGCTGGGTCCAAACAGTATGGAAGTAACACTTCGTGGGAGAACGTTTCTCCGAAATATCTGTATGGCGTTCGATGCGAAATTGTGGAGGGCGCTGCCAACTACACAGATCTTCAGTTCCGCAGTTTGA
- a CDS encoding adenosylcobalamin-dependent ribonucleoside-diphosphate reductase — protein sequence MQRRTASKKTQHYTYEEVLAACIEYFNGDELAATTWMNKYAMKDNMGYFLEIIPDDMHLRMASEFGRIERKYKSKASLNGDIKNLSAYGQERGELTEKKIYELFKDFKYVVPQGSVMSSLGNPHQIASLSNCIVLPEIFDSYGGIFFTDQQMAQLFKRRCGVGVDLSTLRPAGMGVSNSAGTTTGAVSFMERFSNTTREVAQNGRRGALMITLDIAHPDVEQFITVKQDLSKVTGANISIRLSDEFMKAVAEGKEFKLRWPIDSQQPQYVKMVDARDLWNSIVKCAHNTAEPGLIFWDRQHHYSTSSVYPGFKNVSTNPCSEIAMQGGDSCRLIAINLYSFVEKPFSNKAKFNYKKFAEVTYEAQRLMDDLVDLELEAVERILGKVDQDPEPDFIKMVEKQTWELLYNSGKKGRRTGLGFTALGDTLAALGMKFDSDEALKEVDKIMRAKCEAEFNSSIDMAIERGKFEGFSPAIEKNSEFISMMQDEFPELCQRMMKHGRRNISISTVAPTGTLSILARSSSGLEPVFMLSYKRRRKVNPQEKNGRVDFVDKMGDSWQEFTVYHPKVKTWMDVTGQEDISQSPYFGSTAPEIDWEKRVLLQAVVQKYTTHSISSTINLPEDVSVEKVGDIYMEAWKNGLKGITVYREGSRSGVLVATDKKKKETTQEIVETRPPKRPKTLDASVVRFMNHDEKWIAVVGILNNRPYEIFTGRAEDSFSIPSWVDKGWIIKNSGEDGKKRYDFQFMDKEGYRVTIEGLSRSFNKEYWNYAKLLSGILRHGMPLPHVVDLIENLHLYNENINTWRSGVERALKKFIPDGTKAADRRCSECESPDGLVYEEGCVKCKNCGSSKCG from the coding sequence ATGCAACGGAGAACCGCAAGTAAGAAGACACAACATTACACCTATGAAGAGGTTTTAGCGGCATGTATAGAATATTTTAACGGAGATGAACTGGCAGCTACCACCTGGATGAATAAGTATGCCATGAAAGACAACATGGGATACTTTCTGGAGATCATTCCGGATGATATGCATTTGAGAATGGCCAGCGAGTTTGGTCGCATTGAGCGGAAATACAAATCCAAAGCTTCACTGAATGGCGATATAAAGAATCTTTCTGCATACGGGCAGGAGCGCGGAGAGCTTACGGAGAAGAAGATCTACGAGTTATTTAAAGACTTTAAATATGTTGTGCCGCAGGGCAGCGTGATGTCGTCGTTGGGTAATCCCCACCAGATTGCTTCCCTTTCCAATTGTATTGTGCTTCCCGAAATATTTGATTCCTACGGAGGAATATTTTTCACTGACCAGCAGATGGCACAGTTGTTCAAGCGACGCTGCGGGGTAGGGGTGGATCTGTCTACCCTTCGTCCGGCCGGTATGGGCGTGTCCAATTCGGCAGGAACCACCACGGGAGCCGTTTCATTTATGGAGCGTTTCTCCAACACCACCCGCGAAGTAGCACAGAATGGCCGCCGCGGAGCACTGATGATTACCCTGGATATCGCTCACCCCGATGTGGAGCAGTTCATCACAGTTAAACAGGACCTTTCAAAAGTTACGGGTGCCAACATTTCCATTCGCCTTTCCGATGAGTTCATGAAGGCAGTTGCGGAAGGTAAAGAGTTCAAGCTGCGCTGGCCGATAGATTCCCAGCAGCCGCAATACGTGAAAATGGTTGATGCAAGGGATTTGTGGAACTCGATTGTGAAGTGTGCGCACAATACAGCTGAACCCGGACTTATCTTCTGGGATCGTCAGCATCATTATTCCACCTCTTCCGTGTATCCCGGTTTCAAGAACGTTTCTACCAACCCCTGTTCTGAAATTGCCATGCAGGGTGGCGACAGCTGCAGGTTGATTGCGATTAATCTGTACAGTTTTGTAGAAAAACCTTTCTCCAACAAGGCGAAGTTCAATTACAAGAAATTCGCTGAAGTAACCTATGAGGCCCAGCGCCTGATGGATGATCTGGTTGATCTGGAGCTGGAAGCCGTAGAACGAATCCTCGGCAAAGTGGATCAGGATCCTGAACCCGACTTTATCAAAATGGTGGAGAAACAAACCTGGGAGCTTCTCTATAATTCCGGAAAGAAGGGGCGCAGAACCGGACTCGGCTTTACTGCACTGGGAGATACCCTGGCAGCGCTTGGAATGAAATTCGACTCGGATGAAGCCCTCAAGGAAGTAGATAAGATCATGCGTGCGAAGTGTGAGGCGGAGTTCAACAGCTCCATTGATATGGCGATCGAACGCGGGAAATTCGAAGGATTCAGCCCTGCTATCGAGAAAAACTCTGAATTCATCAGCATGATGCAGGATGAGTTCCCCGAACTCTGCCAGCGCATGATGAAGCACGGCAGAAGAAACATTTCCATCAGTACGGTGGCTCCTACCGGCACATTGAGCATTCTGGCACGTTCGTCCTCAGGACTCGAACCCGTCTTTATGCTCTCCTACAAGCGCCGCCGCAAGGTTAACCCACAGGAGAAGAACGGGCGGGTAGATTTTGTAGATAAAATGGGAGACTCCTGGCAGGAATTTACCGTCTATCATCCGAAAGTGAAAACATGGATGGATGTAACCGGGCAGGAGGACATCTCCCAAAGCCCGTATTTCGGATCTACCGCCCCTGAAATTGATTGGGAAAAGCGTGTACTTCTGCAAGCTGTGGTGCAGAAGTACACCACCCATTCTATTTCCTCTACAATCAACCTCCCGGAAGATGTGTCTGTGGAAAAAGTAGGAGATATCTATATGGAGGCCTGGAAGAACGGACTTAAGGGAATCACCGTTTACCGCGAGGGATCGCGCAGTGGCGTTCTTGTGGCTACCGATAAAAAGAAGAAGGAAACCACGCAGGAAATTGTAGAAACCCGTCCCCCGAAGCGCCCCAAAACACTGGATGCGTCTGTTGTGCGTTTCATGAACCACGACGAGAAGTGGATCGCTGTGGTGGGAATACTGAATAACCGCCCCTACGAGATTTTCACAGGAAGAGCAGAGGATTCCTTCAGCATCCCATCCTGGGTAGATAAAGGATGGATTATCAAGAATTCGGGTGAGGATGGAAAAAAGAGGTACGATTTCCAGTTCATGGATAAGGAGGGATACCGCGTAACAATTGAAGGTCTCTCCCGTTCATTCAATAAGGAGTATTGGAACTATGCAAAACTGCTTTCAGGCATCCTCCGCCATGGTATGCCATTACCTCATGTGGTGGATCTGATCGAAAACCTGCATCTCTATAACGAAAATATCAATACCTGGAGAAGTGGCGTTGAGCGCGCCCTCAAGAAATTCATCCCCGATGGCACCAAGGCTGCAGACAGAAGATGCAGCGAATGTGAAAGCCCGGACGGACTGGTTTATGAGGAGGGATGCGTAAAGTGCAAGAACTGTGGTAGTTCCAAGTGCGGATAG
- a CDS encoding hemerythrin domain-containing protein — translation MNHDPVQYLMDEHDIILKAVNTLKDLIRSQEKDELKGNSLQTLILFFREYADRYHHHKEEELLFPLLGETSPLLEDGILKEMLEQHETMREMMREASAKLHNGDLSGAQQSLAIYSEALLDHIAVENDELFQIAASQLSSSEKEKMYFRFEDIDRELGETQKQDLVRQMELLASAISR, via the coding sequence ATGAATCATGATCCCGTACAATACCTCATGGATGAGCATGATATCATCCTGAAAGCGGTAAACACCCTGAAAGACCTGATTCGTTCACAGGAAAAGGATGAGCTGAAGGGAAACTCACTGCAAACACTGATCCTGTTCTTTCGCGAATATGCAGACCGTTATCATCATCACAAAGAGGAGGAGTTATTGTTTCCACTCTTAGGAGAAACTTCTCCCCTTCTGGAAGACGGCATCCTGAAGGAAATGCTGGAGCAACATGAGACCATGCGGGAAATGATGCGGGAAGCCTCCGCGAAGCTGCACAACGGAGATCTTTCCGGCGCACAGCAAAGTCTCGCGATTTACTCGGAAGCCCTGCTGGATCATATTGCTGTTGAGAACGACGAATTGTTCCAAATCGCAGCATCGCAACTCAGCAGCTCAGAGAAGGAAAAAATGTACTTCCGGTTTGAAGATATTGACCGTGAACTGGGAGAAACGCAAAAGCAGGATCTGGTACGTCAAATGGAACTGCTCGCCTCAGCGATCAGTCGGTAA
- a CDS encoding FAD binding domain-containing protein: MSQIKTYLTPVRIEDAVQMAHENESDFRFIAGGTDVMVNKFQGNDDTRCLIDITGVEEMRQIQKTGKNLKIGSVVSLEELTRHPEIAANAPWLSTAAAAIASPVIRKTATVGGNILCENRCIFYNQSAWWREAVGFCLKCEGDICIATGGAKKCFSRFVSDLAIPLISVNASVEVIEYGSSYITPLEDIYTGDGLKPHHFKKTSLIKSIHIPAPEGTKVIFKKLRKRESMEFSSLTTAVALQRTGKIKLVLGGVDPRPISVEGVATEKDELLSAVLKKARIVDNDVFSRDYRKKMISVFIQRSFHEIGLL; the protein is encoded by the coding sequence ATGAGTCAAATAAAAACATACCTGACCCCTGTGCGTATTGAGGACGCCGTTCAAATGGCACATGAGAATGAATCTGATTTCAGATTCATTGCCGGCGGAACAGATGTAATGGTCAATAAGTTTCAGGGGAATGATGACACACGTTGCCTCATCGACATCACAGGTGTGGAGGAAATGCGGCAGATTCAGAAAACCGGTAAAAACCTCAAGATCGGATCGGTGGTTTCCCTTGAAGAACTCACCCGCCATCCGGAGATTGCCGCTAATGCCCCCTGGTTAAGTACCGCTGCGGCCGCTATTGCCAGTCCGGTGATCCGGAAAACGGCAACGGTTGGCGGAAATATTCTATGTGAAAACCGGTGTATTTTCTATAACCAAAGTGCCTGGTGGAGAGAAGCCGTAGGATTTTGCCTGAAATGCGAGGGAGATATCTGCATCGCTACCGGCGGCGCAAAAAAGTGCTTTTCACGCTTCGTTTCAGACCTGGCCATTCCGCTGATCAGCGTGAATGCGTCCGTAGAAGTGATTGAGTACGGAAGCAGTTACATTACCCCACTGGAAGATATTTATACCGGTGACGGACTGAAACCACACCACTTCAAAAAAACATCACTCATCAAGTCCATTCATATTCCGGCTCCGGAGGGAACAAAGGTTATTTTTAAGAAACTGAGAAAGAGGGAAAGCATGGAGTTCAGTTCTCTGACAACGGCCGTTGCACTTCAGCGTACCGGAAAAATAAAGCTGGTTCTGGGAGGCGTTGACCCCCGCCCCATCAGTGTTGAGGGGGTTGCCACAGAAAAGGATGAGCTGCTATCCGCAGTGCTCAAAAAAGCACGTATCGTGGACAATGATGTATTCAGCAGGGATTACCGCAAAAAAATGATCAGCGTTTTTATACAGCGAAGTTTTCATGAAATTGGACTTCTATGA
- a CDS encoding Crp/Fnr family transcriptional regulator — MPPNALDVPSVFLKDIPPCDRCESAHQSIFCALSKPELGALSEGKTVINYKKGQMIFYEGNHPQGLYCIYSGKVKIHKLGQDGKEQILRLARKGNVIGYRAILSNDHYHASATALEDSQICFFSKSAFQLKIISNPVLAEQIIRLLSNDLKAAEQKALNLIQKHVKERIAETLLVLKDFIGLEPDNSTFNCVLTRESIGSIAGTTTETTIRVLSEFQKNGVIEIVGKKIRILDFHALVHIANLTD, encoded by the coding sequence GTGCCACCAAATGCCCTGGACGTGCCTAGTGTTTTTCTGAAGGACATACCACCCTGTGACCGCTGTGAATCAGCGCATCAGTCCATTTTCTGCGCCCTTTCCAAGCCGGAACTCGGGGCCTTGTCGGAAGGGAAAACTGTGATCAATTACAAGAAGGGCCAAATGATTTTTTATGAGGGGAATCATCCTCAGGGTCTCTATTGCATTTATTCCGGTAAAGTAAAGATTCATAAACTTGGACAGGATGGGAAAGAGCAGATCCTTCGCCTGGCACGGAAGGGTAATGTGATCGGTTACAGGGCCATTCTCAGCAACGATCATTATCATGCTTCAGCCACGGCACTGGAGGATTCTCAGATCTGTTTTTTTTCAAAGTCCGCCTTTCAATTAAAGATAATAAGCAATCCGGTGCTGGCCGAGCAGATAATACGGCTCTTGTCGAATGATTTAAAAGCAGCCGAGCAAAAAGCGCTGAACCTGATCCAGAAACATGTGAAAGAGCGAATTGCGGAAACTTTACTGGTGCTGAAAGATTTTATCGGACTGGAGCCGGACAATTCGACTTTCAATTGTGTGCTCACCAGGGAAAGCATTGGTTCCATCGCGGGAACAACTACAGAAACCACCATCCGGGTATTATCGGAATTTCAGAAGAATGGGGTCATTGAGATTGTGGGAAAAAAGATCCGTATTCTGGATTTCCATGCATTGGTTCACATCGCCAATCTTACCGACTGA